The stretch of DNA CGGTATAGGTATAAGTGCCGGTTTTTATGAAGGTAAAGAAAGTAATTTTGCCGCTGGGTTTGTCACTTTACCAAAATCAGAAGTAGAACAAGAAAATCATGATGTAAATGAAATTCTAAAACTTATAGATCTTCTTAAAAATCTTTTAGCTAATTACCAAAAACTTTTGTCGCAAATAAATGCAAATCGTTAATATAAATAAAAAAGTATTTCCCCTGGTCATTATAAATTCTGCTGTGGTTTTTCTCGCCACTTTTCTCATCATGAAAAATTTGGCAGAAAAAAGTAGACCAGAAACTATTTTACCCCTCATTTCTCTTGAAAGTGAAAGTGAACAAACAGTCAAGGTTCAGCCGATCGTAATGAGGATAGAAAAGATAGGTCTCGACGCTCCTATTGTTCCGGTAGGTAAGGCAGCTTCAGGGAGCATGGCTGTACCTAAAGGTTACGACGAAATTGGGTGGTATAAACATGGCGTTTCTCCGGGGGAAGTAGGTAATGCTGTCTTTGCTGGACATGTCGACAATGGGAAGGGTAATCCCGCCATCTTCTCTCGACTGAAAGATCTTACGATAGGGAATACGATAGAGGTAGAAAATGAGGATGGGCAAAAGATTCTCTTCAAAGTTACTGGTATGAAGCTAATTCCTTACAACAGCGAACCACAAATAGAAATATTTGGTCCAGCGAAAGAAGCTCGCCTCAACCTCATTACTTGCGATGGTACCTGGATCCCTAGACTCAAAACTTATTCTGATCGTCTTGTGGTATTTACTGAAAGAGTAGAGCAAGTAGAGTCGATTGATTAATTTATAATAATTTAGCATAATATGAGGGTGTTCAAAGACGTCAAAAGAGCTATGAAAAAAAGAGAAGTACTATTACTCAAAATATTTTCAGCTGTACTTGTCCTGTTTATCGGGGGTATCTCATTATCCACTTCTTTTAGGGGCAATGTTGTCGAATCTCTCTCCTCTATCTATGGAAGTGTTTTAGTAAGCCTTACCAATCGCGATCGCACCCTTCTCAATATTTCGGAATTAAAAGTGAGCCCGATTCTCGAAAAAGCAGCTCAAATGAAAGCCGACGATATGGCGAAGAAGGGCTACTTTTCTCATAACACTCCCGATGGTAAGACTCCTTGGTATTGGATCGACCTTGTAGACTACAAGTATGTCGTAGCGGGGGAGAATTTGGCGGTGAATTTTAATGAATCTGAAAATGTCCAAAATGCTTGGATGAATTCGCCTACTCATCGGGCCAATATAGTAAACAGCAAATTTACCGAAATCGGTATCGCTTCCTCGACCGGTATTTATAAAGGAAGGGAAGCGGTGTTCGTAGTCCAATTGTTTGCTACTCCTGCAAAATAATTTTTATTTTGTTAGTCTTTTAATAAACTTGAGAATCTGTTAGAATCGTAAATGACGCGTCGGTCGGATAGCGGCTATTCCAGGAGACTGTAAATCTCCCGCCCAATGGGCATCAGTGGTTCGAGTCCACTCCGACGCACACTTGTTTTTATTTTTCTTGTATGTCATGATTTGAAAGGGAGATCTTTCAGTATGCCGACTATTTATGACCTGACCTGGAGAGAGACTTCCTTCCTCTCCAAACTGCGGCTGTTTTTTGCCGCTATCAGCAAGCATCGGAAGGATCGCAAATCTTCCGAGTTAACCCTTCGTGCAGCCTCTTTCTCGGCTGTGTCGAGCACTTACTACTCGATCGCGGCTACCGCCAGAGCTCATCTCGATGAAGCAAAGGCGTGCGAGAACATAAGCGGGCTCTTTTGGCTGGCTCTTTGGGGTTTGACCTGGGCGCCGCTCGGTGGCTGGTGTCACCTACGGATGCGGAGTTTTTCCGACATGACTTATCACATGCTCGGTTACACCGGCATGACGGCTGATCAACTCGATATTCGCCAGAGCATTCTCGTCGCCCTTGGGGGTTACAAGGATGCTCTCGAGTGTATCGAAAAGGCCATGTTGAAGAACGGGGTTAAGGCTCACACTCGCGGGCTTTTGTTTGTAGGGAAGGCTCACATCGCCTATAATCTCTATGACTTTGCTCTTGCTCGTGAGGCTGTCGCTTCAGCCGCACGATTGGCACACATCGCGATGACTGCTGGTCAAATAAACCAAGCGGCCCGTATCTATCGCAAGTGCGCTGATATTCTCGACGCAGTCTCAGGATCTGATGAGGATCCGCGTGTTATAGAGTGGCGTAATCTGGCCCAAATTCTGGCTCGCCAGTCTGGCTCGTCCGATCAAATAATGAAGCAGGGGCAGCCGATTCTCGTCAACAGGAAGTAGTTTATCCCTCCGGGGATCTAAAGCCCCCCACCTGCGCATAGGTGGGGGGCTGGTTGTTTATTACTTTGTTTTAAAATTTAAATTTTGTGGGAAAATATATTATAGAAAGGTTCCAGCATGCCATCGATCTCCAACTCTGTAGCGGTCGTAATTTTTGGATTACATATAGCCGCGATCATCGTTTTGTTGTTTGCGATTTTGCGTGGCCGTGTCCGTCGGAAAAGAGCTTTCTCTGGTGTGCCCTCCCTGTCTGGGTCAAGTCACCAGATTCAACAAGAAGACGAACATCCATCGTGGCCGCCTACGGCTTAAGCACAACTCGCGCTCGCTTTTTCCCTACTAAGGGAGAGGCGAGCGTTCGATTTATATGCTAATTTAGACGCAAGGATGGATTTGAAAAATAAAAAAGTTTTAATGATGGGGTTGGGGATTTTGGGGGGTGGAGTGGCTACCGCTCGTTTTTTGGTAGGTAAAGGAGCGGAGCTTACCGTGACTGATTTGAAATCGGAAGATTATTTGAAAACCTCACTCGATTTGCTGAAAGATATTTCTTCTCAAATTAAATTTGTCCTAGGGGAACACAGGGAAGAGGATTTTTTGAATAATGAAATCATTGTTATCAATCCCGACGTGCCAGCTGATAATAAATTTGTAAAGCTAGCTAGAGAAAACGGAAAACAAATAGAAAATGAACTGACTCTTTTCTACAAATTCTCCCCATGCCAAACTGTAGTCGGTATCACTGGCACTAGAGGCAAGACCACCACTACTAATTGGATAAATCACATTTTAAATTCTGCAGGTCGAAAGGCTCGGGTGCTCGGTAACGACCCGAAAAAACCACTTCTATCTGAAATTAATGAATGTGATGCTGAAACCATTGCTGTCATAGAACAACCATCTTTTCTTCTTGAAATTATGGATATTTCCGCTGTTTCCCCTCATGTCGCTGTCGTTACTAATATATTTCAAGACCATTTAAGTCGGCATAAAACTATGAAGGGCTATGCTTTGGCTAAAGCAAACATTTTTAAAAAACAGAAAGCTGGTGATTTCCTGATCCTGGATCCTGAAGATGAGTGGACTCAATTTTTCTTAAATCTCTCACCTAAAGCAAAAGTCGTTTACCCATCAGTCGATGCTTTATCGGGTTTTGACGGCGCTAGTTTCGCCAAAGAATACGGAAGGCATAGCCTGAAAAATTTCTTACTCTCTGCTCACGCTTGTTTGGTCTTAGGTGTCAGTGTAGAAGATATTATAAAATCAGCTGAAACCTTGCCTCAAATAAAGTGGAGGCAGGAAATTGTGTTTGAAAATGAGAGGCTCCAAATATATAACGATACTGCGGCATGTTCCCCTGAGGCCACTATGGTAGCCCTGGAAAGATTTAGTGGGAAAGATAGAAAACTGATACTGATATCTGGGGGAACGGATAGAGAACTTGATTTTAGAGAATGGGGGGTGATGGTAAAAAAATATTTGGAACCGGAAAATATTATTTTGCTTTCTGGGACTGCGACGGAGAAAATGAAGAAAGAATTGGGCTCTAAAGTAGAAGAGCATGATATTTTGGAAGAGTGTTTCAAAAGTGCTTTGGAGAAAGCAAAGGGAAATAATGCGATTATACTTTTTTCCCCTTCTTCTAAAAGCTTTGAAAAATTTAATAAACTAGTTGAGGAGGCGTTCTGAATGAACAGCAAAATCTTGAAGGCATATCGTGTCCTTCTGCAGAAGTCATCGGCGGGAAAGACACCAGAGGAAGTGGCGGAGGAGACGCTCCAGCACTACGACGGTAAGCGTCTCGGCGAACTTTTGGCTGACCAGTTTCTCACGGAATTGGCGGCTAACGAAAGGTTGCCGTTCCAACTCAGGGCAAGAGCTTGCGACCTGATCACCGAAGTCTCAGTGGCGTTCCCGCCCCAAAAAGGGAATCCCACTCCGGAACAGGTTCGTCAGTACTCTCTGGCTGGTGGTTTGGCCACACCATAGCGCCCAGATTTTATGGGACACGCCCGCTTCCTCGAAGTTAGAGGGGCGGGCTTTGCATTTGAGAGTACTTTAGAAGATAATAGTAACTTCAATAATTATGACTGAGTACTGCTATTTAAATGGAAGTATCCTACCGCTTTCAGAAGCCAAAGTCTCAGTCCTCGATATCGGAATGCTTCGTGGCTATGGCGTATACGATGGGATTACTGCTTTAGGTGAAAATATTTTTAGATTCAAAGAGCATTGGGAAAGGTTTGTAAATGGTGCTCATGCCTTGAGTCTCAATATTCCTATTACCGAAGAGCGATGCGAAAAAGTAATCAAAGAACTTTTGGGGAAACACGGGTTTTCTCGATCGATAATAAGATTGGTTCTTACTGGAGGTTCTACTATAGCTGGGATTGAATACGATTTTAGTAGCCCCACCTTTTATATTTTGATAGAAAAATGGGAGCCTCTGCCCAAAGAAATTTATGAAAAAGGGGCTAAGCTTTTAACTTATGATTTTCAAAGAGATTGGCCTGAAGTCAAAACTATAAATTATATTCGAGGGGTGAACCTGCAAAATTGGAGAAAAGAAGAGGGGGCTCTTGAAATACTTTTTATCCACGATGGGGAAGTGCTTGAGTGTGCTACTAGTAATATTTTTATAGTGAAAGATGGAAAAATTATTACTCCGGGGGAAAGGGTGCTGCATGGCATCACAAGAAAGGTGGCTATTGAACTTATGAAAGATAAATATGAAATAGAAGAGAGGATAGTAGAACTAAGTGAACTCAAAACAGCTGATGAAGTATTTCTCACTTCTTCTTTTAAAGACATCGTGCCAATAACTAAAATTGACGATTTTGCTGTGGCCCATGCGTCCCAGTCCCAGGGGCATCCTGGGACCATTGGACCCATTACTCAAGAGCTCATGACAGAGTTTGCAAAAGTTCTTAATTCCTGATATATTTGGCCCCTATGTCGCAGGATCAGCTTATAGCATTAGTAAATAAGAAAACCGGAGAGGTTTATTTTACTCGTAAAAACAAAAAGAAAGTCGAGCGAAAACTCGAACTTAAGAAATATGACAAAACTCTTCGTAAAAGGGTAGTCTTTGCTGAAGCCAAACTTCCATTAAAAAAGATAAAGAAATAAGAGGAAAAGAGGTTGTGGATAACTAGCTTGCAATTATTTACACCCTTGTTACTATCAGTAATGTAAATCGCCACGCAAGTGGCGATTTACATTTGTCGTACTTTTGCTACAATAACCCTATGAACTTAATGACTATCACAACTAAAGATAGGGGTGTCAAAAAATACAGTGTTTCTGTAGATCTTTCAGTTTTGGAGAAATTAGCTGGAGCCCTAGGCCTATTCAATCCTAAATTTGTAAAAGATATAAGTGAATCTTTAAGAGATATGAAATCAGGACGCATCATAAAATCAAGAAGCTTAAAGCATATCTAACATGCAGGTGGTCTATACCAGGAAGTTTGTCTCAATGTATAAAGAACTTCCTGCCTTAATAAAAAGAAAAGCTGAAAAACAAGAAGCTCTGTTCAGGGTGGATATGTTCCCCCCATCTCTAAATACAGAAAAACTTTCTCCCAAGCATGCGAATATGTGGAGTTTTCGAGTGGATATGGCTTACCGTGTCATTTTTCATTTAAGTAAAAATATTGTAGTATTCCTCTATATCGGTCATCACAAAGACATCTACCGATTCAAATTCTAAAGGGTCTATAGTTCAGTGGTAGAATTCTCCTCTCCAAAAGGAGAGACCGAGGTTCGAATCCTCGTGGACCCGCCTTCGCCTCGCAGTTTTGATAAAATATGTTATAATACCTCTATGAAAACTATCATTCAATTTACAATTCAAAAAGGTGATAAATTCTATACCGCTCACGCGAACGACTTTCCTATTTTCACTCAAGCCGAGACTCTTGATGAGCTTGTCAAAAATATCCAAGAAGCGACAGATTTACATTTCTCTGACGAGAATCTTTCCGAGAATGGTTTAGGCTCCACTCCTTCTTTATTGGTTAATTTCGAAATTCCTCAGTATGTCTAGGATGAGGGTCCTCGGTGGTAAGGACTTACTTAAGATATTTTCTAGTTTTGGTTTTAAAGAAATAGATCAGCGCGGTAGTCATTTAAAAATGAGGCGTATTGTAGATGGAGATAAACAAACTTTGACTGTACCCATACATAAAGAAATTGATAAAGGCTTACTCAAACAGATATTTGTCCAAGCCTCCCAATATATTTCTGAGGAAGAATTGAAGCCGTTCTTTTATAGTTAGATTAATTGCGGTATATTTTATCTATGCAGAAAGAAAATTATTCCACTTTTGCTCTGATTCGCAACTTGCTCACATTCGTCAAACCTTATCGAGGTAAATTTTTCCTGGCTTCGATTCTTCGTGTTCTAGGTGAAGTCGTCGGACTTTATCCAGTCTATGCTGTGGCTGGGATTACGACATTTTTTACTGCGCACATATTAGGCGAATCACTTCTGCCTTTCTGGTACATCATGGGTATTTTCACTCTCACATCTTTAATTTATTTTGTGGCTATGTATTATGCTAACTTTTTAGGATATCCGATTGCTGAAAAAACGGCCATAGATACAAAACTCAAGGCGATAAAACACATTTTTTCTATTGATATAGATTGGCACGAAAAGGAAAATACAGGCAACAAAGTAAAGAGGATAGAACGTGGTAGTGATGCTGTGAATAAACTTTTACGTATGTGGCTCGCATCCTTTATAGATATAGGGGTGAACTTTTTTGCTGTTATTTTTATTATTGCCCACTTTGATCAATTGATTGCATTTTTCACTCTACTTTTTCTTATAATCTATCTATCAATTTCCGTTTTTTACACTCGTAGTGCTACGAAGGTCAAAAGAGCGGAGAATCTCAAGAGTGAAGAAATGTCCGGCCTCATTTTTGAGTCAGTAAATAATATCCGGAGTGTCAAAGTGATGTCGATGATGCACCCACTAATGTCCAGGCTTGCAAACTTAGGTAACGAGCTTTACGAACTCATCCGAAGACGTATATTTTGGTTTCAGTTTGGTGGTGGAATAAAAAATTTAGTAAGCCAAATATTTCGTATTGCCATGATCGCCTACATTGGCTGGGGTATCATGCAAGGTCAGTATGAATTAGGATTCCTCATTCTTTTCTATGGGTATTTTTCAAGTATCCAAGGAGCCATAAGTAAACTCGCGGATGCCTCTCAAGAGTTTGCTATCGCTAAACAAGATATTGCGGGAATGATGAATGTGCTCGAGGTAAAACCGGTTACTGATGTAGAGAAGGGGAAAATACCTATGCCTCAGGATTGGCAAACTATACACTTAAAGGACGTTTCTTTTGCATACGGTGATAAAAAAGTTCTTGATGGAGTAAGCTTCACAATATCGCGAGGTGAGAAGATAGGCATCATGGGTCTTTCTGGAGCTGGCAAGTCGACACTTTTTAAACTCCTGCTCAAAGAGCGTGAAAATTATGGTGGCGAAATATTGATCGATGACCTACCTCTTCGTTCAATCAGTAAATCCGACTATTTTACTCATGCTGCGGTTGTGTTACAAGATACAGAAGTATTTAATTTTTCATTGCGTAACAATGTGACGATATCCAACTTTAAGAAGAGTACGGATGAAAAACTTTTTGAGAAGGCGCTAAGTGTGGCGCACGTTTCGGAATTTGCTCGGGCTCTTCCTCAAGGAGCGGACACATTAATCGGGGAAAAAGGGGTGAAGCTTTCTGGCGGCGAGAAACAGAGAGTGGGCCTCGCTCGTGCAATATTTAAGGACCCAGAATTGCTTCTCCTCGACGAGGCAACATCCCATCTTGATGTTGAGTCGGAAGCAAAAATTCAAGATTCTCTTCATAAATTTTTTCAATCGGTCACAGCAATTGTGATCGCACACCGTCTTACTACGATAAAAGAAATGGACAAAATTCTTGTAATGGAAGGTGGCAAAATTATTGAACAAGGAAATTTCTCAGAGCTCTATAAGAAAAAAGGACGCTTCTATGAATTGTGGGAAAAACAGAAACTTTTAGATTAATTTATAACTATCCATGTCGTCAGAATCCACCCCAACAAATGGTTTAGAAGGTAAAGAGGTTTTGGAAGATAATGCTCGCAAGTTTGTGCTCGCGAGGATTGGTTCTGAATTTTTGGAAAGGAATAATGTAACTTCGTTTGGCTTGACTGTAGATTGGTTGGAGACAGATGAAGAGAGTGAGAGAAAGGTGGTGTATAAGAAGTTTGATAATGGAGAGGTGCAGATTTTGTTGATTACGAAGATAACGAAAGAGGGTAGTAGAACTTCGGACAAAAAGAAAATTACTGAAGAGGAATATAGAGAATTGGTGGACTCCTCTGTACTACATCTAAAAAAGAAGCGTTATGAATTCGTATTTACTCAAAACGATATTCCGTTTAGTTTGAAATATGACGAGTTTGCGGATGGTAAACTTTTCATGTTGGAGGTAGATGCTAAGACGGATGAAGAGAGGAAAAGTTTTGATTTCCATGATTTTCCTTATGCTTTATCTGAAGTAACAGGAGACAATCGTTATTATGGATACAAGGTTGTAGAGATGCTGTGAGAATAGCTGTATAATTTAAAGCATGGAAATTACGGCTCTGGGTCAGGGGATGAAATTGCGCTCTGTGGAAGAGGAGCTTGTGTATTTGCGCGGGAAAATTGCTGAGAGAAAGATGCAGGGAGAAAAAATTGGGTTGCAGCAAAATGAGGAAAAAATAGCTAGGACGGAAATAGCCGAATATAAAAGAATAGCTCCGATACAAATTTTACATCCTGAGTTTAAAATAGATGAAAGTGAGGCTCTAAAAAAGGCAGGGGCGATAATAGGGGAAGGTGGCGATAGGAGGGAGGGAACCAAGCTTAAACTTACTCCTGAAGAGCATGACGATAAAATGGCAGAGCTCATGGCGCTAGTCGAGGAAAAGGGCATAAAGAATGCACTTTCGGTAGTGGAAAAACTGGGTGACTTCCATTTGACGGATGATTTCCATCGCTATTTAGTCGAATATATCAAGGAAGGTGGAAACGTAGGCAAAGTAAAAAGTAAGGATAGGCTACATAAAAGTTTGAAAATGGCTTTGTATGAAGTAGCTGTTTCTGATGATTCTAATTCGAGCAATCAAAATAGAGAGAAAACTTTGAAGGAAATAATATCGAGTATGGAACAGTTTTATGCTGGCATGCTCTCCATCTCTACTAAAGAATCGCTTAAGGAAGAAGGGGACAGTTTTATTTCTCTCGAAATAGGAAATAGCAATAAAAGCGGTGAAGTTATTTTTTATGTAGCGGTGCCTGAAAACCGCTCATCTCTTTTTGAAAAACAAATATTATCTGTTTTTCATGGGGCCAAAATCAGTCGGCTGATAGATGATTACAATATTTTTAACGAAACCGGAGTGACTCTCGGAGTAATAGGTAAACTGGAAAAAAGCGGCGCCTTCCCCCTCCGCACCTACGATTCATTCGACCACGATCCGCTGAACGCCCTTCTCAATAGTTTCTCCAAAGTCGATACAGAGGGGGAAGGCGCCGCGATTCAGCTCATCTGGAGTCCTGCCGGCGATTCGTATGTCAAAAGTTATCGAGGGGCTTTGGACAAAATCCTGAAAGGCGTTTCGGTAAAAGAGGCTCTCGATATGCCAGAGAGCCTTTCTGGCAGCATCTTCAAAGAATTTAAAAGTTTTCTTAATGCCGGAAAAACAAAAGACAAAGACAAGCCAGAAGAAGTAAAAAATATAGATCAGATAGCAGTGGAAGAAATAAAAAGGAAAATAGAGAGTCCTATTGTTAAATGTAATTTGCGTATCCTGGCTTCCTCTAGGACTGAGTCGGAAGCTAAAGAAATATTGGAGAGTATCGAGTCGAGTTTCAACCAGTTCCAAAATACTACGGGTAATACTCTGAAGTGGATTCCAATAAAAGGTTCTGACCTTAAAGACTTAGTACGCAATTTCTCTTTTCGCATGTTCGATGATGCAAATAAAATTCCCTTGAGCCTGAAAGAAATTACGACTATGGTACATTTCCATACCGGTGCCATTACTTCCGGCGACCAATTGAAACAAACACGCTCTACTACTGCTCCAGCCCCAGTCGATATTCCAAAAGAGGGTACACTGCTTGGTATGAACAAACACCGCAATATCGAGACGGCTGTTTTCATGTCCGAGGAAGATAGGCTTCGTCATTTTTATACCATAGGCCAGACAGGTACAGGAAAATCGACACTTCTTAAAAATATGATCATCCAGGACATTCGTGCTGGTAATGGAGTTTGTATGATCGATCCTCATGGTAGTGACATCATCGACGTTCTAGCTAATATTCCTCCAGAGAGATATGAAGACGTAATCTATTTCGATCCTGCTTATATAGAAAGGCCAATGGCTCTCAACATGCTCGAATACGACCCAAATTTCCCAGAGCAAAAAACCTTTGTTGTGAATGAACTTTTTAGTATTTTTAGAAAACTTTATGGTTCTGTGCCTGAGTCGATGGGGCCAGCTTTCGAACAATATTTCAGAAATTCAGCCCTGTTGGTGATGGAAGATCCGGATTCGGGCAATACTTTAGTCGATGTGTCTCGGGTTCTTTCCGATAAAAAATATCGTGAGTACAAGATAAGTAAATGTAAAAATCCACTCATTTCCCAGTTCTGGATCAATGCGGAGAAAACTACTGGCGATCAGGGACTTTCGAACTATGTGCAGTATGTTACTAACAAGTTTGATGTTTTTTTACAGAACGACATCATGCGACCGGTTATCGCTCAAGAAAAATCTTCCTGGAATTTCAGGGATATTATGGACAATCGCAAAATCCTCCTAGTCAATCTCTCGAAGGGTCGACTAGGGGACATCAATGCGAACCTGATTGGCCTCATTCTTGTCGGTAAAATACTGATGGCCGCTCTGTCGCGTGGTTCTGAATCTGTTAACCTACCGCCTTTTTACTTGTATATAGATGAATTTCAAAATATCACCACCGACTCGATCTCGACCATACTTTCCGAAGCTAGAAAATACA from Candidatus Paceibacterota bacterium encodes:
- a CDS encoding class F sortase, with the protein product MQIVNINKKVFPLVIINSAVVFLATFLIMKNLAEKSRPETILPLISLESESEQTVKVQPIVMRIEKIGLDAPIVPVGKAASGSMAVPKGYDEIGWYKHGVSPGEVGNAVFAGHVDNGKGNPAIFSRLKDLTIGNTIEVENEDGQKILFKVTGMKLIPYNSEPQIEIFGPAKEARLNLITCDGTWIPRLKTYSDRLVVFTERVEQVESID
- a CDS encoding CAP domain-containing protein, whose translation is MRVFKDVKRAMKKREVLLLKIFSAVLVLFIGGISLSTSFRGNVVESLSSIYGSVLVSLTNRDRTLLNISELKVSPILEKAAQMKADDMAKKGYFSHNTPDGKTPWYWIDLVDYKYVVAGENLAVNFNESENVQNAWMNSPTHRANIVNSKFTEIGIASSTGIYKGREAVFVVQLFATPAK
- the murD gene encoding UDP-N-acetylmuramoyl-L-alanine--D-glutamate ligase; this encodes MDLKNKKVLMMGLGILGGGVATARFLVGKGAELTVTDLKSEDYLKTSLDLLKDISSQIKFVLGEHREEDFLNNEIIVINPDVPADNKFVKLARENGKQIENELTLFYKFSPCQTVVGITGTRGKTTTTNWINHILNSAGRKARVLGNDPKKPLLSEINECDAETIAVIEQPSFLLEIMDISAVSPHVAVVTNIFQDHLSRHKTMKGYALAKANIFKKQKAGDFLILDPEDEWTQFFLNLSPKAKVVYPSVDALSGFDGASFAKEYGRHSLKNFLLSAHACLVLGVSVEDIIKSAETLPQIKWRQEIVFENERLQIYNDTAACSPEATMVALERFSGKDRKLILISGGTDRELDFREWGVMVKKYLEPENIILLSGTATEKMKKELGSKVEEHDILEECFKSALEKAKGNNAIILFSPSSKSFEKFNKLVEEAF
- a CDS encoding aminotransferase class IV is translated as MTEYCYLNGSILPLSEAKVSVLDIGMLRGYGVYDGITALGENIFRFKEHWERFVNGAHALSLNIPITEERCEKVIKELLGKHGFSRSIIRLVLTGGSTIAGIEYDFSSPTFYILIEKWEPLPKEIYEKGAKLLTYDFQRDWPEVKTINYIRGVNLQNWRKEEGALEILFIHDGEVLECATSNIFIVKDGKIITPGERVLHGITRKVAIELMKDKYEIEERIVELSELKTADEVFLTSSFKDIVPITKIDDFAVAHASQSQGHPGTIGPITQELMTEFAKVLNS
- the rpmG gene encoding 50S ribosomal protein L33, with translation MSQDQLIALVNKKTGEVYFTRKNKKKVERKLELKKYDKTLRKRVVFAEAKLPLKKIKK
- a CDS encoding type II toxin-antitoxin system mRNA interferase toxin, RelE/StbE family, whose amino-acid sequence is MQVVYTRKFVSMYKELPALIKRKAEKQEALFRVDMFPPSLNTEKLSPKHANMWSFRVDMAYRVIFHLSKNIVVFLYIGHHKDIYRFKF
- a CDS encoding type II toxin-antitoxin system HicB family antitoxin yields the protein MKTIIQFTIQKGDKFYTAHANDFPIFTQAETLDELVKNIQEATDLHFSDENLSENGLGSTPSLLVNFEIPQYV
- a CDS encoding type II toxin-antitoxin system HicA family toxin, whose product is MRVLGGKDLLKIFSSFGFKEIDQRGSHLKMRRIVDGDKQTLTVPIHKEIDKGLLKQIFVQASQYISEEELKPFFYS
- a CDS encoding ABC transporter ATP-binding protein, which encodes MQKENYSTFALIRNLLTFVKPYRGKFFLASILRVLGEVVGLYPVYAVAGITTFFTAHILGESLLPFWYIMGIFTLTSLIYFVAMYYANFLGYPIAEKTAIDTKLKAIKHIFSIDIDWHEKENTGNKVKRIERGSDAVNKLLRMWLASFIDIGVNFFAVIFIIAHFDQLIAFFTLLFLIIYLSISVFYTRSATKVKRAENLKSEEMSGLIFESVNNIRSVKVMSMMHPLMSRLANLGNELYELIRRRIFWFQFGGGIKNLVSQIFRIAMIAYIGWGIMQGQYELGFLILFYGYFSSIQGAISKLADASQEFAIAKQDIAGMMNVLEVKPVTDVEKGKIPMPQDWQTIHLKDVSFAYGDKKVLDGVSFTISRGEKIGIMGLSGAGKSTLFKLLLKERENYGGEILIDDLPLRSISKSDYFTHAAVVLQDTEVFNFSLRNNVTISNFKKSTDEKLFEKALSVAHVSEFARALPQGADTLIGEKGVKLSGGEKQRVGLARAIFKDPELLLLDEATSHLDVESEAKIQDSLHKFFQSVTAIVIAHRLTTIKEMDKILVMEGGKIIEQGNFSELYKKKGRFYELWEKQKLLD
- a CDS encoding TraM recognition domain-containing protein; translated protein: MEITALGQGMKLRSVEEELVYLRGKIAERKMQGEKIGLQQNEEKIARTEIAEYKRIAPIQILHPEFKIDESEALKKAGAIIGEGGDRREGTKLKLTPEEHDDKMAELMALVEEKGIKNALSVVEKLGDFHLTDDFHRYLVEYIKEGGNVGKVKSKDRLHKSLKMALYEVAVSDDSNSSNQNREKTLKEIISSMEQFYAGMLSISTKESLKEEGDSFISLEIGNSNKSGEVIFYVAVPENRSSLFEKQILSVFHGAKISRLIDDYNIFNETGVTLGVIGKLEKSGAFPLRTYDSFDHDPLNALLNSFSKVDTEGEGAAIQLIWSPAGDSYVKSYRGALDKILKGVSVKEALDMPESLSGSIFKEFKSFLNAGKTKDKDKPEEVKNIDQIAVEEIKRKIESPIVKCNLRILASSRTESEAKEILESIESSFNQFQNTTGNTLKWIPIKGSDLKDLVRNFSFRMFDDANKIPLSLKEITTMVHFHTGAITSGDQLKQTRSTTAPAPVDIPKEGTLLGMNKHRNIETAVFMSEEDRLRHFYTIGQTGTGKSTLLKNMIIQDIRAGNGVCMIDPHGSDIIDVLANIPPERYEDVIYFDPAYIERPMALNMLEYDPNFPEQKTFVVNELFSIFRKLYGSVPESMGPAFEQYFRNSALLVMEDPDSGNTLVDVSRVLSDKKYREYKISKCKNPLISQFWINAEKTTGDQGLSNYVQYVTNKFDVFLQNDIMRPVIAQEKSSWNFRDIMDNRKILLVNLSKGRLGDINANLIGLILVGKILMAALSRGSESVNLPPFYLYIDEFQNITTDSISTILSEARKYKLSLNIAHQYIAQLEEKIRDAVFGNVGSICAFRVGAEDAEKIEGQFAPVFNAHDLMNVDNRNAYLKLLVHGRPVKPFNIETISPPQGDVSKIEHIKELSYAKYGKPREEVEKMILEKYKLI